The genomic stretch ATCCCCAGGAACGAGCCCGAGCCGATCGCCTTGAACGCCGCTCCGCCGTCCCCGAACTTGTAGATCATCCGGTTGCCCGACAGGATCACCGCCACCGACCGCGCCGCCGACAGCATGCCCAGCGTCACCACGAAGGACGACAGCCCGACATAGGCCACCAGCGCCCCGTTGATCAGCCCCGCCACCAGCCCGGCCGCCAGCCCCGCCGCCACCGCCGCATACCAGGGATAGCCCGCCTCCAGCGTCAGCCCGCACGCCACCGCCGTCAGCCCCATGATCGAGCCGACCGACAGGTCGATCCCCCCGGTGATGATCACCGCCGTCAGACCCAGCGCCATGATGCCGATGAAGGCGAAGTTGCGCGTGATGTTGTAGAAATTGTCCTCGCTGTGGAAGCGCGGCTCGCGGATCGACATCACCACGCAGATCACCAGCAGCGCCACCGTCACCCAGAACGCCTGGCTCGCCACCAGGCTCTGCCACAGCGTCTTCTCCCTGACGCCGAGCACCGCTTCGATCGACACGTTCGCCGGCCCCGGCTTGCCGCCGGCCGCCCGCGCCTGGCTCACGGGTGTGTCGCTCATGGATGCATCCTCGCGGCTGCGTTGCGGATCGGGCAAGCCCTCGTCACACTCATGGCGCCCCCCTCACGCGGCATGGATGGCGCCGGTGATCAGACCGGTCACCTCTTCGGGCGAGCTCGACGCGATGCGCTTGTCCGCCACCTTGCGCCCCCGCCGCATCACGATCACCCGGTCGCACACCTCGAACACGTCGGGCATGCGGTGGCTGATCAAGACCACCGTGATCCCGGCATCGCGCAGCCGCCGGATCAGCCCCAGAACCTCCGCCACCTGCCGCACGCTGATCGCCGCCGTCGGCTCGTCCATCAGCACGATCTTGGCTTCCGACAGCCGCGTCCGCGCGATCGCCACCGCCTGGCGCTGCCCGCCCGACATCTGCCGCACCAGGTCGCGCGGCCGCGTCTCCGACTTCAGCTCCGCGAACAGCTCCCCGGCCTTCCTGATCATCCGGCCATGGTCCAGCCAGCGCACCGGACCCACCGCCTTCTTCAGCTCCCGGCCCAGGAACACGTTCGCCGCCGCGGTGAGGTTGTTGC from Labrys wisconsinensis encodes the following:
- a CDS encoding ABC transporter permease, translating into MSDTPVSQARAAGGKPGPANVSIEAVLGVREKTLWQSLVASQAFWVTVALLVICVVMSIREPRFHSEDNFYNITRNFAFIGIMALGLTAVIITGGIDLSVGSIMGLTAVACGLTLEAGYPWYAAVAAGLAAGLVAGLINGALVAYVGLSSFVVTLGMLSAARSVAVILSGNRMIYKFGDGGAAFKAIGSGSFLGIANPVWVLVVLTVVFAVVLRMTTWGRHLQAVGGNEQAAVLTGVPVKRVKLQAYAVSGLAAAVSAILSVGWAGSAINALGTGYELRAIASTVIGGANLMGGEGGA
- a CDS encoding ATP-binding cassette domain-containing protein, coding for GGRSMALLDLRKVSKSFGAIKALTDVEFSVDRGEIIGLMGDNGAGKSTLVKLIAGNFPPSSGEIVLDGEVVHFHKPVEARAKGIEVVYQDLALCNNLTAAANVFLGRELKKAVGPVRWLDHGRMIRKAGELFAELKSETRPRDLVRQMSGGQRQAVAIARTRLSEAKIVLMDEPTAAISVRQVAEVLGLIRRLRDAGITVVLISHRMPDVFEVCDRVIVMRRGRKVADKRIASSSPEEVTGLITGAIHAA